In a genomic window of Virgibacillus sp. SK37:
- a CDS encoding polysaccharide deacetylase family protein, whose translation MIKRIKLPGWIVIISLFLLLIVGVVSMMQGSSEAKEKTEDYSVYPGLNIKTKTKETDLYTFSVSQPYTEHKQINKVIDEWVDQQKTDFTSEINIMEDFLKKNEFRAHLNIQVETEKIADQIYTLEFEAYQITGGANGMTKVKPFILDLNQNKMLQLGDVLQVKEASIKEIQKLIMKELNSNKEINDYIFEELAKEAIKNPDNWKWSISRDKMGVYFDEYEIAAGAAGRIKVEIPMKKIKPYLNKDFVEKIDITFPEEKNNKEEEKHSEDMVELDPNGKYVALTFDDGPHPKVTPQILATLKKHDAKATFFMLGSQVDYYPTLANEVAEAGHEIGDHTMNHQDLTILGIDQIQAEVQQSNSVIKKAAGRTPNLLRPPYGALNDNVKQIAANMELPIIMWSVDSLDWKSRNATAVNEEVMANVAPGSIVLLHDIHPSTAEALPELLTTLEKQGYQMVTVSQLLELWEDKGVGPHYGNIK comes from the coding sequence ATGATTAAACGTATAAAGTTACCCGGATGGATTGTCATTATTTCGCTATTTCTGTTACTTATTGTGGGAGTAGTTTCGATGATGCAGGGATCATCTGAAGCAAAAGAGAAAACAGAAGACTATAGTGTATATCCAGGATTGAACATAAAGACGAAGACGAAAGAAACAGATTTATATACCTTTTCGGTCAGTCAACCGTATACAGAACATAAACAAATTAATAAAGTTATTGATGAATGGGTTGATCAACAAAAAACTGATTTTACATCTGAGATAAACATAATGGAAGACTTCCTTAAGAAAAATGAATTCCGTGCACACTTAAATATCCAAGTGGAAACGGAAAAAATAGCTGATCAAATCTATACGCTTGAATTCGAGGCATATCAAATAACAGGTGGGGCTAACGGGATGACAAAGGTAAAACCGTTTATCCTTGATTTGAATCAAAATAAAATGTTACAGCTTGGTGATGTGTTGCAAGTGAAGGAAGCTTCGATAAAGGAAATCCAAAAGCTCATTATGAAAGAATTGAATAGTAACAAAGAAATCAATGATTATATCTTTGAGGAATTGGCCAAAGAGGCAATAAAGAATCCTGATAACTGGAAGTGGTCTATCAGCCGGGATAAGATGGGCGTTTACTTTGATGAATATGAAATAGCCGCAGGTGCAGCAGGTAGGATAAAAGTTGAAATTCCTATGAAAAAAATCAAGCCATATCTAAATAAAGATTTTGTGGAAAAGATCGATATAACGTTCCCTGAGGAAAAAAACAATAAAGAAGAAGAAAAGCATTCAGAGGACATGGTAGAGCTTGATCCAAATGGAAAGTATGTAGCGCTAACCTTTGATGATGGTCCACATCCAAAAGTGACACCTCAAATTCTCGCTACGCTGAAAAAGCATGATGCCAAAGCAACCTTTTTTATGCTTGGCAGTCAGGTGGACTATTATCCAACTCTGGCGAATGAGGTAGCAGAAGCAGGTCATGAAATCGGTGATCATACGATGAATCACCAGGATCTAACTATTTTAGGAATAGATCAAATCCAGGCTGAGGTGCAACAGTCCAACAGTGTTATTAAAAAGGCCGCAGGAAGGACTCCGAATTTATTGCGTCCACCGTATGGTGCGTTAAACGATAATGTGAAACAGATTGCAGCAAATATGGAACTTCCTATTATTATGTGGTCCGTGGATTCACTGGATTGGAAGAGTCGTAATGCAACAGCGGTAAATGAGGAAGTGATGGCTAATGTTGCGCCAGGTTCCATTGTATTATTGCACGACATTCACCCATCTACTGCAGAAGCATTACCGGAATTGTTGACTACGCTGGAGAAACAAGGGTATCAGATGGTCACTGTTTCACAGCTGCTAGAACTGTGGGAGGACAAAGGGGTCGGACCGCATTACGGTAATATAAAATAG
- a CDS encoding C45 family peptidase, whose translation MTEFSVKIIQLRDTSFNIGRKLGNNLQGNALVDIFESVTKPAIDYKNMTSIFSALAPHLLDELEGLAEGLGISSEKAAALFSGYDVPKTDAMGCSAIMTKDYYVRNYDFSPALYDGLFSLIQSDAAFATAGYNLQLLGRHDGINQHGLVAGLHFVSNHGYMTGISAWTAIRMILDMCSTVDDAVQLLKEIPHAACYNFSLGDKHGKMAVVEASPENIAVRSDEPTLACLNHFQVGQLEEKNRESIDGSVTRNNYMKQLSTKKMTHENMFDEFRNIRSPLFFTDYENMFGTLHTISYAYYNTQIKTTIAQSDQILEINFQDWVEGKDVTEKKLIGMID comes from the coding sequence GTGACTGAATTTTCCGTGAAAATAATCCAGCTTAGGGATACTTCGTTTAACATTGGAAGAAAACTTGGAAACAATTTGCAAGGAAATGCGTTAGTTGATATTTTTGAATCTGTTACGAAACCAGCGATAGACTATAAAAATATGACATCCATTTTTTCTGCATTAGCTCCTCATTTATTGGATGAGTTAGAAGGATTGGCAGAAGGACTAGGAATTTCAAGTGAAAAAGCTGCTGCTTTATTTAGTGGCTATGATGTACCGAAGACAGATGCGATGGGCTGCTCTGCGATTATGACAAAGGATTATTATGTTAGGAATTATGATTTTTCCCCTGCTCTCTATGACGGATTGTTCAGCCTTATTCAAAGTGATGCCGCGTTTGCAACGGCAGGATATAACCTTCAATTATTAGGTAGACATGATGGGATCAATCAGCATGGATTAGTGGCAGGCCTCCATTTTGTAAGTAATCATGGCTACATGACAGGGATCTCTGCCTGGACGGCAATACGAATGATTTTGGATATGTGTTCCACTGTGGACGATGCCGTTCAACTGTTGAAGGAAATCCCACACGCAGCTTGCTATAATTTTTCTCTCGGTGATAAACATGGCAAGATGGCTGTAGTAGAAGCTAGCCCGGAGAATATTGCAGTCAGATCTGACGAGCCGACACTAGCTTGTTTGAACCATTTCCAGGTGGGACAGCTAGAAGAAAAGAATAGAGAAAGCATTGACGGATCGGTCACACGCAATAATTATATGAAACAATTGTCTACGAAGAAAATGACCCACGAAAACATGTTTGATGAGTTTAGAAATATACGCTCTCCTTTATTTTTTACTGACTATGAAAATATGTTTGGGACGCTTCATACCATTTCATACGCTTATTACAATACTCAAATAAAGACGACCATTGCACAGAGTGATCAAATATTGGAAATAAACTTCCAGGACTGGGTGGAGGGAAAAGATGTAACTGAAAAGAAGCTAATTGGGATGATCGATTAA
- a CDS encoding BsuPI-related putative proteinase inhibitor: MILLRLSLFLILLLVFAGCGQQADENERNDDKDHQHADEAIRSGGIVAGELETTLEVKESQAILKIKNQTEQVKELIFSEETAYEYFILDEKGKTVFQKSEKDIPYDQEHPLILKQAEEADFKLAIPNDLEQGTHTITTVLHTDPVIETQTTFTVEKK; the protein is encoded by the coding sequence ATGATACTACTTAGGCTATCCTTGTTTTTGATATTATTACTTGTGTTCGCTGGATGTGGTCAACAGGCTGATGAAAATGAAAGAAATGACGATAAAGATCACCAACATGCTGATGAAGCCATACGATCTGGAGGTATTGTTGCAGGTGAATTAGAAACGACCCTTGAGGTTAAAGAAAGTCAAGCAATTTTAAAAATTAAGAACCAAACAGAACAGGTGAAGGAACTTATCTTTTCAGAAGAAACGGCGTATGAATATTTTATCTTGGACGAAAAAGGGAAAACAGTCTTCCAGAAATCTGAGAAAGATATCCCATATGATCAGGAACATCCACTAATATTAAAACAAGCAGAAGAGGCAGACTTTAAACTTGCCATACCAAATGATTTAGAACAAGGTACGCATACGATAACGACTGTTTTACATACGGATCCTGTAATAGAAACACAGACAACATTTACGGTTGAAAAGAAATAA
- a CDS encoding GNAT family N-acetyltransferase — protein MCSISIRNINNSNESAVRKITLKEDQKIFIESVDECLAEANTVAQWRPVAIYNEEVVIGFAMYGSFGPNKDTWIDRIIIDKKYQGNGFGKKAMLRLIEIVSKEYGVKDIHLSIVEENKVARHLYESIGFKYINEKDPNGELIFKYTVKQ, from the coding sequence ATGTGCAGCATTTCTATAAGAAATATTAATAACAGCAATGAAAGTGCAGTTAGAAAAATAACCTTGAAAGAAGATCAGAAAATTTTCATTGAATCTGTGGATGAATGCCTGGCCGAAGCAAACACAGTAGCTCAATGGCGGCCAGTAGCCATTTATAATGAAGAAGTAGTAATTGGTTTTGCCATGTATGGATCATTTGGTCCAAATAAAGACACATGGATTGATCGGATTATCATTGATAAAAAATACCAAGGGAATGGCTTCGGCAAAAAAGCAATGCTCAGGCTAATTGAAATCGTGTCTAAGGAATATGGAGTTAAAGACATACACTTAAGTATTGTAGAAGAAAATAAAGTAGCCCGGCACCTATATGAGAGCATTGGTTTTAAGTATATAAATGAGAAAGACCCGAATGGAGAACTTATATTTAAATATACAGTGAAGCAGTAG
- a CDS encoding VOC family protein: MEAIKRIHHISAIVGDPNENVKFYRDVLGLRLVKQTVNFDDPGVYHLYFADHCGTPGTVITFFPWSNNNYGRKGSGQVGRIAFRVSKGSLDYWKEHLTAQELDVEVTQLFGKDTLEFDDIHGLELAIVEGETTAAHNDILGFHGAVLLSANPAGTEQLLTGLMGLNELDIHDGNLHFETVGEEKHHIIISTPPQQAGRFGIGTVHHIAWSVPDMDVLKEWQSALRSKGFGVTVVKDRSYFNSIYTGEKGNVVFEYATDGPGFDIDEDMSSLGTALKLPEQYEYKRQEYEKSLPKLDI, encoded by the coding sequence ATGGAAGCAATTAAGCGAATTCATCATATCTCAGCCATTGTAGGAGATCCCAATGAAAATGTGAAATTTTATAGGGATGTTTTAGGACTTCGTCTAGTTAAACAAACAGTAAACTTTGATGATCCTGGTGTCTACCACCTGTATTTTGCTGATCACTGTGGGACGCCCGGCACAGTCATCACCTTCTTCCCTTGGTCAAACAATAATTATGGAAGAAAAGGCAGTGGCCAAGTAGGAAGGATTGCCTTCCGGGTATCTAAAGGCAGTCTTGACTACTGGAAAGAACATCTCACAGCCCAAGAACTAGATGTGGAAGTGACTCAACTATTTGGTAAAGATACACTTGAGTTTGATGATATTCATGGACTTGAGCTGGCAATTGTCGAAGGGGAAACAACTGCAGCTCACAACGATATACTTGGTTTTCATGGGGCGGTATTATTGTCCGCAAATCCGGCGGGTACAGAACAACTGCTTACAGGTCTTATGGGATTGAACGAACTGGATATCCATGATGGAAATCTTCATTTTGAAACAGTAGGCGAGGAAAAACATCACATCATTATTTCAACTCCTCCACAGCAGGCCGGCAGATTTGGTATCGGGACGGTACACCATATCGCATGGTCTGTGCCTGATATGGATGTATTGAAAGAATGGCAATCCGCACTTCGAAGTAAAGGATTCGGTGTCACCGTAGTAAAAGACAGAAGTTACTTTAACTCCATCTATACCGGAGAAAAGGGAAATGTCGTATTCGAATACGCCACCGACGGCCCAGGTTTCGATATAGATGAAGATATGTCATCACTTGGCACAGCACTAAAGTTACCGGAACAATATGAATACAAAAGGCAGGAATATGAAAAATCGTTGCCGAAATTGGACATTTAG
- a CDS encoding peptide-methionine (S)-S-oxide reductase, which translates to MEVVYFAGGCLWGVQAFIKTLPGVTFTEAGRANGTSQTLDGDYDGYAECVKTEFDPEVVTIRELMGYFFEIIDPYSVNKQGQDVGEKYRTGVYSENPEHLKEAEAFLRERDDYDRIVVEVLPLTNYVKSAEEHQDRLAKCPNDYCHIPEELLSKYK; encoded by the coding sequence ATCGAAGTAGTATATTTTGCCGGTGGATGTTTATGGGGAGTGCAAGCTTTTATAAAAACATTACCAGGAGTAACTTTTACAGAAGCCGGAAGAGCGAATGGCACAAGTCAGACACTTGATGGAGATTATGATGGCTATGCTGAATGTGTGAAAACTGAATTTGATCCAGAAGTTGTAACAATCAGGGAATTAATGGGTTATTTTTTTGAGATTATTGATCCATACAGTGTGAATAAACAAGGTCAGGATGTCGGTGAGAAGTACAGAACAGGAGTATACAGTGAAAATCCTGAGCACTTAAAAGAAGCTGAGGCCTTCCTTCGTGAGCGAGACGATTATGACCGTATCGTTGTGGAAGTGCTCCCCCTTACAAACTACGTGAAAAGTGCCGAGGAACATCAAGATCGATTAGCCAAATGTCCGAATGATTATTGTCATATTCCAGAAGAATTGTTAAGTAAGTATAAGTAG
- a CDS encoding YceI family protein — MTKAIWNVDKVHSVVGFTVKHMMISNVKGTFNDFEGTVEADPKDLTDASIEFKIDASSVDTRMPDRDGHLRSADFFDVENHPHLLFKATDIKKKSEDRYDVTGDFTLRGTTKPVTFDVTFEGVAKDPMSGDEAAGFTGNTKISRKEFGLTWNAAVETGGFVVSDEVKINLEIQLRKQD; from the coding sequence ATGACAAAAGCAATATGGAACGTTGATAAGGTACACAGTGTGGTAGGATTTACAGTAAAGCATATGATGATTTCGAATGTGAAAGGTACTTTTAACGATTTTGAGGGTACGGTTGAAGCAGATCCAAAAGACTTAACAGATGCTTCCATTGAATTTAAAATTGATGCAAGTAGTGTGGATACACGTATGCCGGACAGAGATGGTCATTTACGCTCAGCTGACTTTTTTGATGTAGAAAACCATCCACATCTACTATTTAAAGCAACAGACATTAAGAAGAAATCTGAAGACCGTTATGATGTAACTGGTGACTTTACACTTAGAGGCACAACAAAACCAGTAACTTTTGATGTTACTTTTGAAGGTGTTGCCAAGGATCCAATGAGTGGAGATGAAGCTGCTGGATTTACAGGTAATACAAAGATAAGCCGTAAAGAATTTGGTTTAACATGGAATGCTGCAGTTGAAACAGGCGGTTTCGTTGTAAGTGACGAAGTAAAAATTAATCTCGAAATCCAATTACGTAAACAAGATTAA
- a CDS encoding alpha/beta hydrolase has protein sequence MKHIYQEKKKGAPVFILLHGTGGTETDLLSLAELLHPEYNVLGIRGNVQENGMNRYFKRHGEGQYDWEDLEFRGNELYEFILEKSKEHDFKLEDAVLVGFSNGSNIAIQMMLQQPDTFKKAALFAPLYPADVENKQDFSDVEVFLSLGKGDPIVPESESNRVIRLFNERGADVTTAWVNGHSLTQEVAIEAKNWLN, from the coding sequence ATGAAACATATTTATCAAGAAAAGAAAAAAGGGGCTCCAGTATTTATACTGCTTCACGGTACAGGTGGTACAGAAACAGACCTCCTCTCTCTTGCAGAACTGCTCCATCCCGAGTATAACGTTTTAGGTATCAGAGGAAATGTGCAGGAAAATGGGATGAACAGATACTTCAAACGGCATGGAGAAGGACAGTACGACTGGGAAGACCTTGAATTCCGTGGGAATGAGCTTTATGAGTTCATCTTGGAAAAATCAAAGGAACATGACTTCAAACTGGAGGATGCAGTGCTTGTCGGGTTCTCCAACGGTTCAAACATCGCTATACAAATGATGCTACAGCAACCTGACACGTTTAAAAAAGCGGCTTTATTCGCCCCTTTGTATCCGGCAGATGTGGAAAACAAACAGGACTTTAGCGATGTGGAGGTATTCTTATCGCTTGGTAAAGGAGATCCTATCGTACCAGAATCCGAAAGTAATAGAGTCATCCGCCTATTTAATGAAAGAGGTGCAGATGTTACAACTGCTTGGGTTAACGGCCATAGCCTTACACAGGAAGTTGCTATCGAAGCGAAAAACTGGTTGAACTAG
- a CDS encoding GNAT family N-acetyltransferase: MLIREITIEDATEFTHLIAEVEEQSTYMLMEPGKRKMSAEQQREKLKQLQQQSNSTILVAEMDNKLVGYVIAIGGSTRRTEHTAYLVVGILKAYRGKGIGSALFTNMTEWAEKNKLLRLELTVVTENKAGIALYKKSGFAIEGTKRMSLIINGEGYDEYYMAKLL; the protein is encoded by the coding sequence TTGTTAATTAGAGAAATAACCATAGAAGATGCAACAGAATTTACACATCTTATCGCAGAAGTGGAAGAGCAATCTACATACATGCTGATGGAGCCTGGGAAAAGAAAGATGTCCGCTGAACAACAGCGAGAGAAACTAAAGCAATTACAACAACAGAGCAATTCAACGATTTTGGTTGCTGAAATGGATAATAAATTAGTTGGATATGTGATTGCAATTGGTGGGAGCACCCGCCGGACAGAGCATACTGCTTATCTTGTTGTAGGAATTTTAAAAGCATATAGAGGCAAAGGGATTGGCAGTGCATTGTTTACGAATATGACGGAATGGGCAGAAAAAAACAAACTCCTCCGCCTGGAATTAACTGTCGTAACGGAAAATAAGGCTGGTATAGCTCTATACAAGAAAAGCGGGTTTGCCATAGAAGGGACAAAAAGGATGTCGCTTATAATAAACGGCGAAGGCTATGATGAATATTACATGGCTAAACTTTTATAG
- a CDS encoding M4 family metallopeptidase produces MKGKIKKIVAGTALTVSLTIPNFAYSTDAAEMSNKDLQEMKEMTKSHFNLVWNKDSNGTTAPTFVSGKLSGEPVKGVRDIKQYINSKKDLYQLNPETELSFVKKSKDELGMTHYEFIQSVHGIPVYGAKFNVHTNNQDIVTAVTGKVHPSAGKNISKKQKADLSKKDAIDQAWQSINRTKEDTKAKKADKKALKEAGNLADSHVKNTAENAELVVYAQDGLSKLAYHVELQFIYPEPGNWQIFIDAKDGSVIDSYNAVTDARAANGYGYGVLGNYQELNTYLSNGTYYLYDVTKPMNGVIETFTSQNGTSLPGYRSSDSDNAFTAKSQRAAVDAHAYADRVYDYYYNTFNRNSFDNNGSSIRSTVNYGSNYNNAFWNGQQMVYGDGDGSTFAPLSGALDVVAHELTHAVTEHTAGLVYQDQPGALNESMSDVFAVFVEGDNYDIGEDVYTLGRSGDALRSLSDPTKYGQPDHMRDYVNTSSDNGGVHTNSGIPNKAGYLTINSIGAEKAEKIYYRALTVYMGPYSDFSDTRAALLQAAADYYGHGSEYQAVANAWTNVGVN; encoded by the coding sequence ATGAAGGGGAAAATAAAAAAGATTGTAGCTGGAACAGCACTAACAGTAAGCTTAACCATACCAAATTTTGCATATTCTACAGATGCAGCAGAAATGAGCAATAAAGATCTTCAGGAAATGAAAGAAATGACAAAATCACATTTCAATCTTGTATGGAATAAAGATAGTAATGGCACAACAGCACCAACATTTGTCTCCGGGAAATTATCAGGGGAACCAGTAAAAGGTGTCCGTGATATAAAACAATATATAAATAGTAAAAAAGATCTTTATCAACTAAATCCGGAGACAGAGCTTTCTTTTGTTAAAAAGTCGAAAGATGAGCTTGGGATGACACATTACGAATTTATACAATCTGTTCATGGTATTCCTGTATACGGTGCAAAATTCAACGTTCATACAAATAATCAAGACATTGTTACCGCGGTTACGGGGAAAGTTCATCCGTCGGCCGGAAAGAATATAAGCAAAAAACAAAAAGCAGATTTATCAAAAAAAGATGCAATCGATCAAGCATGGCAATCAATTAATAGGACGAAAGAGGATACAAAAGCAAAGAAAGCCGATAAGAAGGCATTAAAAGAGGCTGGTAATCTAGCAGATTCACATGTCAAAAATACTGCAGAAAATGCAGAACTAGTTGTTTATGCGCAAGATGGTCTGAGTAAATTGGCCTATCATGTCGAACTCCAATTCATTTATCCGGAACCAGGGAACTGGCAAATTTTTATTGACGCAAAAGACGGTTCTGTGATTGATTCATACAATGCTGTAACAGATGCCCGAGCGGCAAATGGGTATGGATATGGGGTGCTCGGGAATTACCAAGAACTGAATACGTATTTATCCAATGGAACATATTACCTGTATGATGTGACTAAACCAATGAACGGTGTTATAGAAACGTTTACTTCACAAAACGGGACAAGCCTGCCAGGATATCGCTCGTCTGATAGTGATAATGCATTTACTGCAAAAAGCCAAAGGGCTGCTGTTGATGCTCATGCTTATGCTGATAGAGTATATGACTACTACTATAATACATTCAACCGAAATAGCTTTGATAATAATGGTTCAAGTATCCGATCGACCGTAAATTATGGTTCCAACTATAACAATGCGTTTTGGAATGGACAACAAATGGTCTATGGTGATGGGGATGGATCAACATTTGCGCCTCTTTCCGGCGCGCTTGATGTGGTAGCACATGAGTTAACACATGCGGTCACTGAGCATACAGCAGGACTCGTTTATCAAGATCAACCTGGGGCATTGAATGAGTCGATGTCAGACGTATTTGCTGTGTTTGTAGAAGGGGATAATTATGATATTGGGGAAGATGTTTATACACTTGGCCGATCAGGTGATGCACTAAGAAGTCTATCTGATCCAACAAAATATGGCCAACCAGACCATATGAGAGATTATGTTAATACAAGCTCTGATAATGGAGGCGTACACACAAACAGCGGGATTCCAAATAAAGCCGGTTACTTAACGATTAACAGCATAGGTGCTGAAAAAGCAGAAAAAATCTACTACCGTGCGTTAACTGTATACATGGGACCTTATAGTGACTTTAGCGACACACGTGCAGCCTTGCTTCAAGCTGCAGCTGATTACTATGGCCATGGTTCAGAATACCAAGCTGTAGCGAATGCTTGGACTAATGTTGGGGTGAACTAA
- a CDS encoding NEAT domain-containing protein — MTIINVDEGTYAIKIQAMKKNEDEPSAMASFLSESAIIENQAGSLSLIITLLDAKTITGFQVKNQAGEEINAFDKRLNEEANTRDEVFKIDELTTSLGSRVQYEAVYQGQKIQGDEELRLIFVEESLEKVN; from the coding sequence ATGACAATAATCAATGTAGATGAAGGTACGTATGCAATTAAAATTCAAGCAATGAAAAAGAATGAAGATGAACCTTCAGCAATGGCTAGTTTTCTTTCTGAATCAGCTATTATTGAAAATCAAGCTGGCTCCCTCTCGCTTATTATTACGTTACTGGATGCCAAAACAATCACTGGTTTCCAAGTGAAAAATCAAGCAGGTGAAGAAATAAATGCCTTTGATAAACGATTAAATGAAGAAGCAAACACTCGAGATGAAGTGTTTAAGATTGACGAATTAACAACATCTTTAGGTTCTCGTGTCCAATACGAAGCTGTGTATCAAGGTCAAAAAATCCAAGGCGATGAGGAACTCAGGTTAATTTTTGTCGAAGAAAGTTTAGAGAAAGTGAACTAA
- a CDS encoding DUF6366 family protein, whose translation MSENKRTPEEQREKLRQEELKQPSSSIHGSNLSDLVGGLSWKGTGVIILILIIILVGYVLFR comes from the coding sequence ATGAGTGAAAATAAGAGGACACCTGAAGAACAAAGAGAAAAATTGAGACAGGAGGAATTAAAGCAACCTTCCAGCAGTATTCACGGAAGTAATCTGTCTGATTTAGTGGGTGGGTTGAGCTGGAAAGGAACTGGCGTTATTATTCTTATATTAATTATTATTTTGGTTGGGTATGTTTTATTTCGGTGA
- a CDS encoding ring-cleaving dioxygenase: MTDGLLGIHHVTAMTDDAMRNYQFFTEVLGMRLVKKTVNQDDIHTYHTFYADDVGSPGTDMTFFDFPDVPKGASGTNSISRVGLRVPNDAALEYYLERFKTFEVKNEGIQELFGKKVLPFEEADGQKYQLFSDENNHGVAPGKPWKNGPVPEDKAIYGLGPIEITVSYFEDFKKVLSEVYDMKPILEEANVTLFDVGEGGNGGQVILRKDETTPSRQGYGQVHHVSFRVKDHDTLKQWEAKYNELGMGHSGNVDRFYFEALYTRVGDILIELSTDGPGFMDDEPYETLGESLALPPFLEPKREYIEGQIRPFDTKRSK; encoded by the coding sequence ATGACAGACGGACTACTTGGAATTCACCATGTTACGGCAATGACGGATGATGCAATGAGGAACTATCAATTTTTTACAGAGGTACTTGGAATGAGATTAGTGAAGAAAACGGTGAATCAGGATGATATCCACACATATCATACTTTTTATGCAGATGATGTGGGCTCACCGGGGACAGACATGACCTTCTTCGACTTCCCGGATGTACCAAAAGGTGCTTCGGGTACGAACTCGATTTCCAGAGTAGGGTTAAGAGTGCCGAACGATGCAGCACTTGAATATTACTTGGAACGTTTCAAAACGTTTGAAGTGAAAAATGAAGGTATTCAAGAGCTTTTCGGTAAAAAAGTGTTACCATTTGAAGAAGCTGATGGACAGAAATATCAACTGTTCTCTGACGAAAACAATCACGGTGTGGCACCAGGCAAGCCTTGGAAAAATGGACCAGTTCCAGAAGATAAGGCAATTTATGGATTGGGGCCGATTGAAATTACAGTAAGCTATTTCGAAGACTTCAAAAAGGTGCTCTCTGAAGTTTATGATATGAAACCAATTCTTGAAGAAGCGAACGTAACCCTATTTGATGTAGGAGAAGGTGGCAACGGTGGCCAAGTCATTTTAAGAAAGGATGAGACAACGCCTAGCCGTCAAGGTTATGGGCAGGTTCACCATGTATCGTTCAGGGTGAAAGATCACGATACCCTTAAACAATGGGAAGCGAAATACAACGAGCTCGGAATGGGCCATTCAGGTAATGTAGATCGCTTTTATTTTGAAGCACTTTATACCCGTGTTGGTGATATTCTCATTGAGCTTTCAACAGACGGTCCAGGTTTCATGGATGACGAACCATATGAAACATTGGGTGAAAGTCTGGCACTCCCACCATTCCTGGAGCCAAAACGGGAATATATTGAAGGACAGATCCGCCCGTTTGATACGAAGCGTTCTAAGTAG
- a CDS encoding MarR family winged helix-turn-helix transcriptional regulator, with translation MNIENPDLYDEELSLKAFVVLTRALQSIRARAEEDIKSFNLNPTEFAVLELVYNKGDQPIQKIGEKVLIASSSITYVVDKLEKKDLIKRKPCPKDRRVTHATITPSGTKLMNQIFPKHSNAIKEIFGGLDINEKKELIEQVKKLGLHAQHM, from the coding sequence ATGAATATCGAGAACCCAGATTTATATGATGAGGAGTTGTCTTTAAAGGCATTTGTTGTACTAACTCGAGCATTACAATCAATTAGGGCACGTGCCGAAGAAGATATAAAATCATTTAATTTAAATCCAACTGAGTTTGCTGTTCTAGAACTAGTCTATAATAAAGGCGACCAGCCGATTCAAAAAATTGGTGAAAAAGTATTAATTGCAAGTAGCAGTATCACCTATGTTGTAGACAAATTAGAGAAGAAAGACTTAATAAAGAGAAAGCCTTGTCCGAAAGATCGACGTGTAACACATGCTACGATTACACCTAGTGGCACAAAATTGATGAATCAGATTTTTCCGAAGCATAGTAATGCTATAAAAGAAATTTTTGGCGGGCTGGACATAAATGAAAAAAAAGAACTAATTGAACAGGTAAAAAAACTAGGTCTCCATGCGCAACATATGTAG